Proteins encoded within one genomic window of Cucumis sativus cultivar 9930 chromosome 3, Cucumber_9930_V3, whole genome shotgun sequence:
- the LOC101208054 gene encoding pleiotropic drug resistance protein 3 isoform X3: protein MGKPFQHFGTLFKASFMLTLLLGPPGCGKTTLLKALSGNLNKSLKFSGEICYNGHKLEEFVPQKTSAYVGQHDLHIPQMTVRETLDFSARCQGIGSRADIMKEIIKKEKEQGIIPNTDIDIYMKAISIEGLKQSLQTDYILNIFGLDICGDTLVGDAMRRGISGGQKKRLTTGEMMVGPNKALFMDEITNGLDSSTAFQIISCLQNLSHLTNATILISLLQPAPETFELFDDLILMAQKKIVYQGRRDQVLNFFEHCGFKCPKRKSIADFLQEVLSRKDQPQFWYRNQTPYTYVSIDTLSRKFKCWNNNNNNERKVEGENLKPFDNDREDQYYSKNDDGILLNNTGQKINNYSVSKWEVFKACASREFLLMRRNSFVYVFKISQLFLIASITMTVFIRTEMKTDVEHGNYYMGALFYSLNMLLVDALPELAMTIHRLEVFYKQKQLLFYPPWAYVIPPAILKLPLSFLQSFLWTSLTYYVIGYTPEVSRFFRHFLVLFALHVSSVSMFRMMALVNQHIVASTLSSFVILQTMIFGGFIISHPSMSAWLRWGFWVSPISYGEIGLSINEFLAPRWQKIQGSNVTIGHIILQSRGLDYHQYFYWISLAALFGFALIFNFGFALALTFLNPPGSSTAIISYEKLSQSNINADANSAQNPLSSPKTSIESTKGGIALPFRPLTVVFRDLQYYVDMPSGMRERGFTQKKLQLLSDITGALRPGILTALMGVSGAGKTTLLDVVAGRKTSGYIEGEIKIGGFPKVQETFARISGYCEQTDVHSSQITVEESLFFSAWLRLAPEIDSKTKAQFVNEVLETIELDSIKDSLVGIPGVSGLSTEQRKRLTIAVELVSNPSIIFMDEPTTGLDARAAAIVMRAVKNVADTGRTIVCTIHQPSIDIFESFDELILLKTGGRMIYYGPLGRDSNKVIEYFEHVPGVSRIRENYNPATWILEITSSGAEAKLGIDFAQVYKNSSLYENNKELVKQLSAPPPGSRDLQFSNVFAQNFARQFGACLWKQNLSYWRNPRYNLLRILHTVASSLIFGVLFWKKGKKLENQQDLFNNFGVMFASVVFIGIYNCSSVFPNVSRERTVMYRERFAGMYSSWAYSLAQVIIEVPYVFVQAAIYVIITYPMIGFYGSAWKIFWCFYSMFFALLYFKNLGLLLVSITPNYHIATILASAFYVTFNLFAGFLVPKPRIPRWWIWFYYMSPTSWTLNCLLTSQYGDIDKTIVAFGENTTVSTFLRDYFGFHYNQLPLVRFILILFPVVFACLFGLCIGRLNFQKR, encoded by the exons ATGGGAAAGCCATTCCAACACTTTGGAACTCTCTTCAAAGCAAGCTTTAt GTTAACTTTGCTACTTGGTCCTCCAGGGTGTGGGAAGACCACACTACTAAAGGCCCTTTCTGGAAATCTTAACAAATCTCTCAag tttagtGGAGAGATTTGTTACAATGGGCATAAACTTGAAGAATTTGTCCCCCAAAAGACTTCAGCATATGTTGGTCAGCATGACCTACATATTCCTCAAATGACTGTAAGGGAAACCCTAGATTTTTCGGCCAGGTGTCAAGGCATCGGAAGTCGAGCAG ATATAATGAAGGAGATTATCAAAAAGGAGAAGGAACAAGGGATTATTCCAAATACtgatattgatatttacatgaag GCCATTTCTATTGAAGGACTAAAACAAAGTCTTCAAACTGACTACATACTCAAC ATATTTGGACTTGATATTTGTGGAGACACTCTAGTAGGGGATGCCATGAGAAGAGGTATTTCAGGTggtcaaaagaaaagattaacTACAG GGGAAATGATGGTTGGTCCAAACAAAGCATTGTTCATGGATGAAATAACAAATGGATTAGACAGTTCCACTGCCTTCCAAATCATTTCATGCCTACAAAACCTATCTCATCTTACAAATGCTACAATTCTCATCTCTCTTCTTCAACCAGCTCCCGAAACCTTTGAACTTTTCGACGATTTGATCTTGATGGCACAGAAAAAGATAGTATATCAAGGTCGTCGTGATCAAGTTCTCAACTTCTTTGAACATTGTGGATTCAAATGccccaaaagaaaaagcattGCCGATTTTCTTCAAGAAGTGCTCTCAAGGAAAGATCAACCACAATTTTGGTATCGTAACCAAACTCCTTATACATATGTTTCTATCGACACATTGAGTAGAAAGTTCAAGTGttggaataataataataataatgaaagaaaggTGGAAGGGGAGAATTTGAAACCCTTTGATAATGATCGAGAAGATCAGTATTATTCAAAAAATGATGATGGtattttgttgaataataCTGGGCAGAAGATCAATAATTATAGTGTTTCTAAATGGGAAGTGTTTAAAGCTTGTGCATCAAGGGAATTCCTCCTCATGAGAAGAAATTCATTTGTTTATGTCTTCAAAATAAGTCAG CTTTTCTTGATTGCTTCAATCACAATGACAGTGTTTATAAGGACAGAAATGAAAACAGATGTTGAACATGGAAATTACTACATGGGAGCcttattttattctctcaaTATGCTCCTAGTTGATGCATTGCCTGAATTGGCAATGACTATTCACAGACTTGAAGTTttctacaaacaaaaacagCTGCTGTTTTATCCACCTTGGGCTTATGTTATTCCACCTGCCATTTTGAAGctccctctctcttttcttcaatcCTTTCTATGGACTTCTCTTACTTATTATGTCATCGGTTACACCCCCGAGGTCTCCAG GTTTTTTCGACATTTTCTTGTGTTGTTTGCTCTGCACGTATCTTCAGTATCCATGTTTCGAATGATGGCTTTAGTGAATCAACATATTGTTGCTTCTACACTTAGCAGTTTTGTAATATTACAAACCATGATATTTGGTGGTTTCATCATCTCTCATC CCTCAATGTCAGCTTGGTTGCGATGGGGGTTTTGGGTTTCACCAATTAGCTATGGAGAAATTGGGCTTTCTATCAATGAATTTCTTGCTCCAAGATGGCAAAAG ATTCAAGGTTCCAACGTTACAATAGGACATATAATTCTTCAAAGTCGAGGACTTGATTATCATCAATACTTTTACTGGATTTCACTCGCAGCTTTGTTTGGATTTGCTCTCATCTTCAATTTTGGATTTGCCTTAGCTCTTACTTTCCTTAATC CTCCTGGATCTTCCACTGCCATTATTTCATATGAAAAGCTCTCACAGTCTAACATCAATGCCGATGCTAATTCTGCCCAAAACCCTCTTTCTTCTCCTAAGACCTCCATAGAATCGACCAAAG GTGGAATAGCATTGCCTTTTAGACCTTTAACAGTAGTGTTTCGAGATTTGCAGTATTATGTGGACATGCCATCG GGAATGAGAGAGAGGGGTTTTACTCAGAAGAAACTCCAGCTTCTTTCTGATATTACAGGGGCTTTAAGGCCTGGGATACTCACAGCACTGATGGGTGTCAGTGGAGCTGGGAAAACAACTTTGCTTGATGTTGTTGCAGGGAGAAAAACAAGTGGATACATCGAAGGAGAAATCAAAATTGGTGGTTTTCCAAAAGTTCAAGAAACATTTGCTAGGATATCTGGTTACTGTGAACAAACCGATGTACATTCTTCACAAATAACTGTTGAAGaatctctcttcttttctgcTTGGCTCCGTTTGGCACCTGAAATTGactcaaaaacaaaagca CAATTTGTGAATGAAGTCCTTGAGACCATTGAACTTGATAGCATAAAGGATTCCTTAGTTGGGATACCTGGTGTCAGTGGTCTATCAACCGAGCAGCGTAAACGTTTAACCATAGCTGTGGAGCTTGTTTCCAACCCCTCTATCATTTTCATGGATGAACCTACCACTGGTTTAGATGCAAGAGCAGCTGCAATTGTCATGCGAGCAGTCAAGAACGTGGCTGATACTGGAAGAACGATAGTTTGTACCATCCATCAGCCAAGTATTGACATCTTTGAATCTTTTGATGAG TTAATTCTTCTGAAAACTGGCGGTCGTATGATCTACTATGGACCATTGGGACGTGATTCAAATAAGGTCATAGAATATTTTGAG CATGTTCCCGGGGTTTCAAGGATTAGAGAAAACTACAATCCTGCAACTTGGATATTAGAGATTACCTCTTCCGGTGCAGAAGCTAAACTTGGGATCGATTTTGCTCAAGTGTATAAGAACTCTTCTCTATATGA GAACAACAAAGAACTTGTTAAGCAGCTGAGTGCTCCACCTCCTGGTTCAAGAGACTTGCAGTTTTCGAATGTCTTTGCACAAAATTTCGCTAGACAGTTTGGGGCTTGCCTTTGGAAACAAAACTTGTCTTATTGGAGGAATCCTCGCTACAACTTGCTGCGTATCTTGCATACTGTTGCATCATCTTTGATTTTTGGGGTACTATTttggaagaaaggaaaaaagct AGAAAACCAACAGGACTTGTTCAACAACTTTGGCGTAATGTTCGCTAGCGTTGTTTTCATCGGCATTTACAATTGTTCATCAGTCTTTCCTAATGTATCAAGGGAGAGAACTGTCATGTACAGGGAAAGGTTTGCTGGAATGTATTCCTCATGGGCTTATTCACTTGCACAG GTGATTATTGAGGTTCCCTACGTATTTGTACAAGCAGCTATCTATGTTATTATCACTTATCCAATGATTGGATTCTACGGCTCTGCatggaaaatattttggtgtttctACTCAATGTTCTTTGCCCTTCTCTATTTCAAAAACCTTGGGCTGCTGCTTGTGTCCATCACCCCAAACTATCACATTGCTACCATTTTGGCCTCTGCTTTCTACGTCACATTCAATCTCTTTGCTGGCTTTTTAGTTCCGAAACCG AGAATTCCAAGGTGGTGGATATGGTTTTATTATATGAGTCCAACATCATGGACTTTGAATTGTTTGCTAACTTCACAATATGGAGATATAGACAAGACAATAGTGGCGTTTGGAGAAAATACAACAGTATCAACTTTCTTGAGAGATTATTTTGGGTTTCACTACAATCAACTTCCTCTTGTGAGGTTCATTCTCATCCTCTTCCCTGTTGTATTTGCTTGTCTTTTTGGACTTTGTATAGGAAGATTAAACTTCCAAAAAAGATGA
- the LOC101208054 gene encoding pleiotropic drug resistance protein 3 isoform X4 — protein sequence MTVRETLDFSARCQGIGSRADIMKEIIKKEKEQGIIPNTDIDIYMKAISIEGLKQSLQTDYILNIFGLDICGDTLVGDAMRRGISGGQKKRLTTGEMMVGPNKALFMDEITNGLDSSTAFQIISCLQNLSHLTNATILISLLQPAPETFELFDDLILMAQKKIVYQGRRDQVLNFFEHCGFKCPKRKSIADFLQEVLSRKDQPQFWYRNQTPYTYVSIDTLSRKFKCWNNNNNNERKVEGENLKPFDNDREDQYYSKNDDGILLNNTGQKINNYSVSKWEVFKACASREFLLMRRNSFVYVFKISQLFLIASITMTVFIRTEMKTDVEHGNYYMGALFYSLNMLLVDALPELAMTIHRLEVFYKQKQLLFYPPWAYVIPPAILKLPLSFLQSFLWTSLTYYVIGYTPEVSRFFRHFLVLFALHVSSVSMFRMMALVNQHIVASTLSSFVILQTMIFGGFIISHPSMSAWLRWGFWVSPISYGEIGLSINEFLAPRWQKIQGSNVTIGHIILQSRGLDYHQYFYWISLAALFGFALIFNFGFALALTFLNPPGSSTAIISYEKLSQSNINADANSAQNPLSSPKTSIESTKGGIALPFRPLTVVFRDLQYYVDMPSGMRERGFTQKKLQLLSDITGALRPGILTALMGVSGAGKTTLLDVVAGRKTSGYIEGEIKIGGFPKVQETFARISGYCEQTDVHSSQITVEESLFFSAWLRLAPEIDSKTKAQFVNEVLETIELDSIKDSLVGIPGVSGLSTEQRKRLTIAVELVSNPSIIFMDEPTTGLDARAAAIVMRAVKNVADTGRTIVCTIHQPSIDIFESFDELILLKTGGRMIYYGPLGRDSNKVIEYFEHVPGVSRIRENYNPATWILEITSSGAEAKLGIDFAQVYKNSSLYENNKELVKQLSAPPPGSRDLQFSNVFAQNFARQFGACLWKQNLSYWRNPRYNLLRILHTVASSLIFGVLFWKKGKKLENQQDLFNNFGVMFASVVFIGIYNCSSVFPNVSRERTVMYRERFAGMYSSWAYSLAQVIIEVPYVFVQAAIYVIITYPMIGFYGSAWKIFWCFYSMFFALLYFKNLGLLLVSITPNYHIATILASAFYVTFNLFAGFLVPKPRIPRWWIWFYYMSPTSWTLNCLLTSQYGDIDKTIVAFGENTTVSTFLRDYFGFHYNQLPLVRFILILFPVVFACLFGLCIGRLNFQKR from the exons ATGACTGTAAGGGAAACCCTAGATTTTTCGGCCAGGTGTCAAGGCATCGGAAGTCGAGCAG ATATAATGAAGGAGATTATCAAAAAGGAGAAGGAACAAGGGATTATTCCAAATACtgatattgatatttacatgaag GCCATTTCTATTGAAGGACTAAAACAAAGTCTTCAAACTGACTACATACTCAAC ATATTTGGACTTGATATTTGTGGAGACACTCTAGTAGGGGATGCCATGAGAAGAGGTATTTCAGGTggtcaaaagaaaagattaacTACAG GGGAAATGATGGTTGGTCCAAACAAAGCATTGTTCATGGATGAAATAACAAATGGATTAGACAGTTCCACTGCCTTCCAAATCATTTCATGCCTACAAAACCTATCTCATCTTACAAATGCTACAATTCTCATCTCTCTTCTTCAACCAGCTCCCGAAACCTTTGAACTTTTCGACGATTTGATCTTGATGGCACAGAAAAAGATAGTATATCAAGGTCGTCGTGATCAAGTTCTCAACTTCTTTGAACATTGTGGATTCAAATGccccaaaagaaaaagcattGCCGATTTTCTTCAAGAAGTGCTCTCAAGGAAAGATCAACCACAATTTTGGTATCGTAACCAAACTCCTTATACATATGTTTCTATCGACACATTGAGTAGAAAGTTCAAGTGttggaataataataataataatgaaagaaaggTGGAAGGGGAGAATTTGAAACCCTTTGATAATGATCGAGAAGATCAGTATTATTCAAAAAATGATGATGGtattttgttgaataataCTGGGCAGAAGATCAATAATTATAGTGTTTCTAAATGGGAAGTGTTTAAAGCTTGTGCATCAAGGGAATTCCTCCTCATGAGAAGAAATTCATTTGTTTATGTCTTCAAAATAAGTCAG CTTTTCTTGATTGCTTCAATCACAATGACAGTGTTTATAAGGACAGAAATGAAAACAGATGTTGAACATGGAAATTACTACATGGGAGCcttattttattctctcaaTATGCTCCTAGTTGATGCATTGCCTGAATTGGCAATGACTATTCACAGACTTGAAGTTttctacaaacaaaaacagCTGCTGTTTTATCCACCTTGGGCTTATGTTATTCCACCTGCCATTTTGAAGctccctctctcttttcttcaatcCTTTCTATGGACTTCTCTTACTTATTATGTCATCGGTTACACCCCCGAGGTCTCCAG GTTTTTTCGACATTTTCTTGTGTTGTTTGCTCTGCACGTATCTTCAGTATCCATGTTTCGAATGATGGCTTTAGTGAATCAACATATTGTTGCTTCTACACTTAGCAGTTTTGTAATATTACAAACCATGATATTTGGTGGTTTCATCATCTCTCATC CCTCAATGTCAGCTTGGTTGCGATGGGGGTTTTGGGTTTCACCAATTAGCTATGGAGAAATTGGGCTTTCTATCAATGAATTTCTTGCTCCAAGATGGCAAAAG ATTCAAGGTTCCAACGTTACAATAGGACATATAATTCTTCAAAGTCGAGGACTTGATTATCATCAATACTTTTACTGGATTTCACTCGCAGCTTTGTTTGGATTTGCTCTCATCTTCAATTTTGGATTTGCCTTAGCTCTTACTTTCCTTAATC CTCCTGGATCTTCCACTGCCATTATTTCATATGAAAAGCTCTCACAGTCTAACATCAATGCCGATGCTAATTCTGCCCAAAACCCTCTTTCTTCTCCTAAGACCTCCATAGAATCGACCAAAG GTGGAATAGCATTGCCTTTTAGACCTTTAACAGTAGTGTTTCGAGATTTGCAGTATTATGTGGACATGCCATCG GGAATGAGAGAGAGGGGTTTTACTCAGAAGAAACTCCAGCTTCTTTCTGATATTACAGGGGCTTTAAGGCCTGGGATACTCACAGCACTGATGGGTGTCAGTGGAGCTGGGAAAACAACTTTGCTTGATGTTGTTGCAGGGAGAAAAACAAGTGGATACATCGAAGGAGAAATCAAAATTGGTGGTTTTCCAAAAGTTCAAGAAACATTTGCTAGGATATCTGGTTACTGTGAACAAACCGATGTACATTCTTCACAAATAACTGTTGAAGaatctctcttcttttctgcTTGGCTCCGTTTGGCACCTGAAATTGactcaaaaacaaaagca CAATTTGTGAATGAAGTCCTTGAGACCATTGAACTTGATAGCATAAAGGATTCCTTAGTTGGGATACCTGGTGTCAGTGGTCTATCAACCGAGCAGCGTAAACGTTTAACCATAGCTGTGGAGCTTGTTTCCAACCCCTCTATCATTTTCATGGATGAACCTACCACTGGTTTAGATGCAAGAGCAGCTGCAATTGTCATGCGAGCAGTCAAGAACGTGGCTGATACTGGAAGAACGATAGTTTGTACCATCCATCAGCCAAGTATTGACATCTTTGAATCTTTTGATGAG TTAATTCTTCTGAAAACTGGCGGTCGTATGATCTACTATGGACCATTGGGACGTGATTCAAATAAGGTCATAGAATATTTTGAG CATGTTCCCGGGGTTTCAAGGATTAGAGAAAACTACAATCCTGCAACTTGGATATTAGAGATTACCTCTTCCGGTGCAGAAGCTAAACTTGGGATCGATTTTGCTCAAGTGTATAAGAACTCTTCTCTATATGA GAACAACAAAGAACTTGTTAAGCAGCTGAGTGCTCCACCTCCTGGTTCAAGAGACTTGCAGTTTTCGAATGTCTTTGCACAAAATTTCGCTAGACAGTTTGGGGCTTGCCTTTGGAAACAAAACTTGTCTTATTGGAGGAATCCTCGCTACAACTTGCTGCGTATCTTGCATACTGTTGCATCATCTTTGATTTTTGGGGTACTATTttggaagaaaggaaaaaagct AGAAAACCAACAGGACTTGTTCAACAACTTTGGCGTAATGTTCGCTAGCGTTGTTTTCATCGGCATTTACAATTGTTCATCAGTCTTTCCTAATGTATCAAGGGAGAGAACTGTCATGTACAGGGAAAGGTTTGCTGGAATGTATTCCTCATGGGCTTATTCACTTGCACAG GTGATTATTGAGGTTCCCTACGTATTTGTACAAGCAGCTATCTATGTTATTATCACTTATCCAATGATTGGATTCTACGGCTCTGCatggaaaatattttggtgtttctACTCAATGTTCTTTGCCCTTCTCTATTTCAAAAACCTTGGGCTGCTGCTTGTGTCCATCACCCCAAACTATCACATTGCTACCATTTTGGCCTCTGCTTTCTACGTCACATTCAATCTCTTTGCTGGCTTTTTAGTTCCGAAACCG AGAATTCCAAGGTGGTGGATATGGTTTTATTATATGAGTCCAACATCATGGACTTTGAATTGTTTGCTAACTTCACAATATGGAGATATAGACAAGACAATAGTGGCGTTTGGAGAAAATACAACAGTATCAACTTTCTTGAGAGATTATTTTGGGTTTCACTACAATCAACTTCCTCTTGTGAGGTTCATTCTCATCCTCTTCCCTGTTGTATTTGCTTGTCTTTTTGGACTTTGTATAGGAAGATTAAACTTCCAAAAAAGATGA